In the Hordeum vulgare subsp. vulgare chromosome 7H, MorexV3_pseudomolecules_assembly, whole genome shotgun sequence genome, one interval contains:
- the LOC123408474 gene encoding NAC domain-containing protein 43-like, which translates to MSISVNGQSCVPPGFRFHPTEEELLNYYLRKKVASEEIDLDVIRDIDLNKLEPWDIQEKCKIGSGPQNDWYFFSHKDKKYPTGTRTNRATAAGFWKATGRDKAIYNAVKRIGMRKTLVFYKGRAPHGQKSDWIMHEYRLDDLPTIVTDAAPTATMAVSAATSSDSGQEDGWVVCRVFKKKHHHKDAGAGSGKRGGGGRDDGGKTARSSSPLYSSDDALDQILHYMGRSCKQEHELSSPRPRTAASRYLRPLETVLGGHGFMKLPPLESPSAAATARSSTTTPLAASGDGNVERELAHAEDMLHEPHRDSGITDWAMMDRLVASHLNGQHDASTDQLCFDGTHAGSNDVVDDTAVNGVAFYSAAATRLLGGAAAGSGDDDLWSFARSAASSERLSRVSP; encoded by the exons ATGAGCATCTCGGTGAATGGTCAATCGTGCGTGCCACCGGGGTTCCGTTTCCATCCAACGGAGGAAGAGCTCCTCAACTATTACCTCCGCAAGAAGGTCGCCTCCGAGGAGATCGACCTCGACGTGATCCGCGACATTGATCTCAACAAGCTTGAGCCATGGGATATCCAAG AGAAATGTAAGATCGGCTCAGGTCCTCAGAACGACTGGTATTTCTTCAGCCACAAGGACAAGAAGTACCCAACGGGGACGCGGACGAACCGAGCGACGGCGGCCGGGTTCTGGAAGGCCACCGGCCGCGACAAGGCCATTTACAACGCTGTCAAACGCATCGGCATGCGCAAGACGCTCGTCTTCTACAAGGGCCGCGCTCCCCATGGCCAGAAGTCGGACTGGATCATGCACGAGTACCGCCTCGACGACCTTCCTACCATCGTCACGGACGCCGCCCCCACCGCCACCATG GCTGTTAGTGCCGCCACATCGTCGGACTCCGGCCAGGAGGACGGCTGGGTGGTTTGCAGAGTGTTCAAGAAGAAGCACCACCATAAGGATGCGGGGGCCGGAAGTGGCAAGCGCGGCGGCGGGGGACGAGATGATGGGGGCAAGACCGCACGCTCCTCCTCGCCGCTCTACTCCAGCGACGATGCGCTTGACCAGATCCTGCACTACATGGGCCGCTCGTGCAAGCAGGAGCACGAGCTTTCCTCGCCGCGCCCGAGAACGGCCGCGTCGCGGTATCTGCGGCCCCTCGAGACGGTTCTCGGCGGCCACGGTTTCATGAAGCTGCCACCGCTGGAGAGCCCCTCGGCGGCGGCCACGGCGCGGTCGTCGACTACCACGCCGCTCGCAGCGAGCGGAGATGGAAATGTCGAGCGCGAGCTGGCGCACGCGGAGGACATGCTGCACGAACCCCACCGCGATAGCGGGATCACGGACTGGGCCATGATGGACCGGCTCGTCGCGTCCCACCTCAATGGCCAGCACGACGCGTCGACCGACCAGCTCTGCTTCGACGGCACCCATGCAGGCAGCAACGACGTCGTCGACGACACGGCCGTCaatggggttgccttctactccgccgcggctacaaggcttcTCGGAGGTGCCGCCGCCGGTAGCGGCGACGACGACCTGTGGAGCTTCGCCCGATCCGCGGCGTCGTCGGAGCGGCTGAGCCGTGTGTCACCATAA